A single uncultured Methanolobus sp. DNA region contains:
- a CDS encoding ATP-binding protein, translating to MSASSENINDSVLPLLLQNTEQDLFTRLGIGVIYLDERNKLLCSNKVVSDLTDFTAEELLCKNFTELGFCSFNDYSNLSDFFLSSQPLDESGRSCKFRLTDKQGDLRYLICDVFPFSDKCKSNGGKICTIRADTTQPDTTKAAYENNRSHDELKIENMYLREKVLSKLGEKALSCSNINALMDYALKIAAQTLNAKYSLIMELLQDGKFLLRYGYGLSEWCVGSALVDKDLGSPTGYTAFTGRPLVVDDMRTEDRFLIPRFLHEHNIVSSVTVIIGDRKDMYGVMCVHTDKQRQFTEHDVNFLQSVANILAETIKLRDSFKSLELYRNLINQSNDLIIVLNAVTKKFIYVNDKVFHDLGYTEAELLEQDILGPGCIITGHDMQELIGQVAENGSLVVESELLSKDGSSFPAEISLAFVENEGTTYIVLIGRDISERRILESAIRERARQLEYSNEIKDLFADVTSHDLIGSISLIEGFAGYLEEMETDEAKKHLLGHVVGSTAKLKNTIDSATVFARLNCATDMNIEELDLRLLYYSALERLLSKVTDKGINVELDLPGKCNALVNPIIEEVLYNLLSNAIKYSPEGGTIVVDIEPEDDKWKVSISDEGPGISDENKKQIFERFKRADISHADGHGLGLAIVRMALKCHGEGIHVKDNDKGVGTTFWFTVPIADISES from the coding sequence ATGTCTGCGAGTTCAGAAAACATAAATGACTCGGTCCTGCCATTGCTGCTACAGAACACTGAACAGGATCTGTTCACCAGATTAGGTATAGGGGTAATCTATCTTGATGAACGCAATAAGTTGCTCTGTTCAAACAAAGTGGTAAGTGACCTTACAGATTTCACGGCTGAAGAGCTCTTATGTAAAAACTTCACAGAGCTTGGCTTTTGTTCCTTTAACGATTACTCAAACCTTTCTGATTTCTTTTTATCATCACAACCTTTGGATGAAAGTGGCAGGTCCTGCAAGTTCCGGTTGACAGATAAACAGGGTGATCTCAGATACCTGATTTGTGATGTGTTTCCATTTTCTGATAAGTGTAAAAGTAATGGCGGGAAAATATGCACCATTAGGGCTGACACAACGCAGCCTGACACAACAAAGGCTGCTTATGAGAATAATAGATCCCATGATGAATTAAAAATTGAAAACATGTACCTCAGGGAAAAAGTGCTTTCAAAACTGGGAGAAAAAGCTCTTTCATGCAGCAATATCAATGCATTGATGGACTATGCGCTAAAAATAGCAGCGCAGACTCTGAATGCAAAGTATTCTCTTATTATGGAGCTACTTCAGGATGGCAAATTCCTGTTGAGATACGGATACGGTTTGAGCGAGTGGTGTGTCGGTTCAGCACTTGTAGACAAGGATCTTGGTTCCCCTACAGGTTACACGGCTTTTACCGGAAGACCTCTGGTCGTGGATGATATGCGCACAGAGGACAGGTTCCTGATTCCGCGTTTTCTTCATGAACATAATATAGTAAGCAGTGTCACTGTTATCATTGGCGACAGAAAAGATATGTATGGTGTGATGTGCGTCCACACGGATAAGCAACGGCAATTCACCGAGCACGATGTCAATTTCCTGCAGTCTGTTGCTAACATTCTTGCTGAGACCATCAAACTGCGGGATTCATTCAAGTCACTGGAACTTTACAGGAATCTCATTAACCAGTCCAATGATCTTATTATTGTTCTTAATGCTGTGACAAAGAAGTTCATCTATGTGAACGACAAGGTCTTCCATGATCTGGGCTACACGGAAGCAGAGTTACTGGAGCAGGATATCTTAGGTCCCGGATGTATTATAACCGGTCATGATATGCAGGAACTTATAGGCCAGGTAGCTGAAAATGGAAGTCTTGTGGTTGAATCCGAATTATTGAGCAAGGATGGCTCATCATTCCCTGCCGAGATAAGTCTGGCATTTGTCGAGAATGAAGGCACTACTTATATAGTGTTGATAGGCCGTGATATAAGTGAACGCCGCATACTGGAAAGTGCAATAAGGGAGCGTGCAAGACAGCTTGAATACTCCAATGAGATCAAGGATCTGTTTGCAGATGTAACAAGTCATGACCTGATCGGTTCTATCTCCCTGATCGAAGGGTTTGCAGGTTATCTTGAGGAGATGGAAACCGATGAGGCTAAAAAGCATCTTCTGGGGCATGTTGTAGGCAGCACTGCCAAACTGAAGAACACAATAGATTCTGCTACTGTTTTTGCCAGGTTGAACTGTGCAACTGACATGAATATTGAAGAACTTGACCTGCGTTTGTTATATTATAGTGCACTTGAGAGATTGTTGTCAAAGGTTACTGATAAAGGTATAAATGTTGAGCTTGACTTGCCAGGTAAGTGCAATGCACTTGTAAATCCTATTATTGAAGAAGTACTCTACAACCTACTTTCCAATGCTATAAAATATTCTCCTGAAGGCGGCACTATTGTTGTGGATATTGAGCCTGAAGATGACAAATGGAAAGTCAGCATATCTGATGAAGGGCCTGGGATCTCTGATGAGAATAAGAAACAGATATTTGAAAGGTTCAAAAGAGCTGATATCTCACATGCGGATGGTCATGGTCTGGGACTTGCAATTGTCCGCATGGCACTGAAATGTCATGGTGAGGGTATTCATGTCAAAGACAACGATAAAGGGGTTGGCACTACTTTTTGGTTCACTGTTCCTATTGCGGACATATCTGAATCATAA
- a CDS encoding homocysteine biosynthesis protein: protein MVKKTIHEINGKIRDGSVNVVTAEEMVHIVGELGAEEAAKEVDVVTTGTFGAMCSSGVWLNFGHSEPPIKMQKVFLNDVEAYTGVAAVDAFIGATQISETLGMDYGGAHVIEDLIRGKSVHLHAMSHGTDCYPRKVLDTTLSLEDMNQAIMMNPRNAYQKYNAATNSTRSTIHTYMGSLLPSFGNVTYSGAGVLSPLSNDPDYMTIGTGTRIFLGGAQGYIVGQGTQHSSGGGFGTLMVQGDLKKMSTDYIRAANFTGYGTSLYVGMGVPIPILNEQIAQATAVTDADVTTKILDYGIPSRDRPAIRDVTYEELRSGYVDINGKEVPTSSLSSFKKSRIIANELKSWIARGEFFVSMPVERLPKDISAKPMKQTEGIAIVSDIMAVNVVTINKDASVYDAAKVIQDTSFNHLPVLNDDRTLAGIITAWDIAKAVSLNKFDLVEGIMTRKVITANADEQVALVARRLDLNEVSAMPVINKERHVIGMITSDDISKLYARRL from the coding sequence ATGGTTAAGAAAACAATTCATGAGATCAATGGCAAGATCAGAGATGGAAGTGTCAATGTAGTCACTGCCGAGGAAATGGTTCACATAGTAGGTGAACTCGGTGCAGAAGAGGCTGCAAAGGAAGTTGATGTTGTAACTACCGGGACATTTGGTGCTATGTGTTCATCAGGTGTCTGGCTGAACTTTGGTCACTCGGAACCACCTATAAAGATGCAGAAGGTCTTCCTCAATGACGTTGAGGCATATACTGGTGTTGCCGCAGTTGACGCTTTTATAGGTGCAACACAGATCTCTGAAACACTTGGCATGGATTACGGCGGTGCCCATGTAATTGAAGACCTGATAAGAGGCAAGTCAGTTCATCTCCATGCAATGTCTCACGGAACGGACTGTTATCCCAGGAAAGTCCTTGACACAACACTTTCCCTTGAGGACATGAACCAGGCCATTATGATGAATCCCCGCAATGCATATCAGAAATATAATGCAGCGACCAACAGTACCCGCAGCACAATTCATACTTATATGGGATCATTACTCCCATCCTTTGGAAACGTCACATACTCAGGAGCCGGTGTCCTTTCACCATTATCAAATGACCCGGATTACATGACCATCGGTACAGGAACAAGAATATTCCTCGGAGGCGCTCAGGGTTATATTGTCGGCCAGGGTACACAGCATTCATCCGGTGGCGGATTTGGTACGCTCATGGTTCAGGGTGACCTTAAGAAAATGAGCACGGATTATATCAGGGCTGCAAATTTCACAGGCTACGGCACTTCTCTTTACGTAGGTATGGGTGTTCCTATTCCAATACTCAATGAGCAGATCGCCCAGGCAACTGCGGTAACTGATGCAGATGTAACCACAAAGATCCTGGATTATGGTATACCAAGCAGGGACAGACCTGCAATACGTGATGTAACATATGAGGAACTTCGCAGTGGTTATGTGGATATCAATGGAAAGGAAGTCCCGACATCCTCACTTTCAAGTTTCAAGAAATCAAGGATAATTGCCAATGAACTGAAAAGCTGGATAGCAAGAGGTGAGTTCTTTGTATCAATGCCGGTTGAAAGGCTTCCAAAGGATATCTCGGCAAAACCAATGAAGCAGACTGAAGGCATTGCCATTGTTTCTGATATAATGGCTGTGAATGTGGTGACCATAAACAAGGATGCCAGTGTGTATGACGCAGCAAAGGTCATACAGGATACTTCATTTAACCACCTTCCTGTGCTGAATGATGACAGGACTCTGGCGGGAATTATTACTGCATGGGATATCGCAAAGGCGGTTTCTCTCAACAAGTTCGACCTTGTGGAAGGTATAATGACGCGCAAGGTCATAACTGCGAATGCGGATGAACAGGTGGCATTGGTGGCCAGGAGGCTTGACCTGAATGAGGTTTCCGCTATGCCGGTCATTAACAAGGAAAGGCATGTCATAGGTATGATAACCAGTGACGATATCAGCAAACTGTATGCCAGGAGGTTATAG
- a CDS encoding 4Fe-4S binding protein produces MKIKINISSDILTKPIMAEAILETGVLLNISQAHFDRSHGEVVADVDSSKFDVMCKALTNRGAVVIKLDVPIKWDENECVECSACVSVCPTKVFSLSEDFSLLVDDKKCIQCGTCVDMCPHNALSLGNNK; encoded by the coding sequence TTGAAGATCAAGATCAATATTTCAAGTGATATACTCACAAAGCCCATAATGGCAGAAGCAATACTGGAAACCGGTGTACTGCTGAACATATCACAGGCGCATTTTGACCGTTCTCATGGTGAAGTAGTTGCAGATGTCGATTCATCTAAATTCGATGTTATGTGCAAGGCACTGACAAACCGCGGTGCTGTGGTCATAAAACTGGATGTACCTATCAAATGGGACGAGAATGAATGCGTTGAGTGCAGTGCCTGTGTTTCGGTCTGTCCGACCAAGGTTTTCTCACTTTCAGAAGATTTCAGCCTGCTTGTGGATGATAAAAAATGCATCCAGTGCGGGACATGTGTTGACATGTGTCCTCACAATGCATTATCACTTGGAAACAACAAGTGA
- a CDS encoding UPF0280 family protein, translated as MKEYFRLKETIVTIQADSEKYIEAARESIRKNRRELESYIAYDPFFQSTLEPYDHNGDFPEVVRRMINAGNAMGIGPMSAVAGTISALAVEAMVDAGAKFAIVDNGGDIAIINDRPVLMGIYAGNSSLKNLGFVMEPGSSITGVCTSSGSVGPSISFGMADAAVVFSDDVSLADAAATALGNATDVGRDAVEVSFDAVKDIEGIKGAIVIQGEFMGFWGDVPDIQRADVKYECITKG; from the coding sequence ATGAAAGAGTATTTCAGGCTGAAGGAGACCATTGTCACAATTCAGGCAGACTCTGAAAAGTATATTGAAGCTGCCCGGGAATCAATAAGGAAAAACCGCAGGGAACTTGAGTCTTATATTGCCTATGACCCTTTTTTCCAGAGTACTCTTGAGCCATATGATCATAACGGTGATTTTCCTGAAGTTGTCAGGAGAATGATAAACGCCGGGAATGCCATGGGTATCGGTCCAATGAGTGCCGTTGCGGGTACTATCTCTGCTCTTGCTGTGGAGGCTATGGTCGATGCCGGGGCAAAGTTCGCTATTGTGGATAATGGCGGCGACATTGCTATTATCAACGACAGGCCCGTTCTTATGGGAATTTATGCAGGCAACTCTTCACTGAAGAACCTTGGTTTTGTAATGGAGCCCGGAAGTTCGATAACAGGTGTTTGTACGTCTTCAGGCAGTGTCGGTCCTTCCATAAGTTTTGGAATGGCAGATGCAGCAGTTGTCTTTTCAGATGATGTATCTCTGGCCGATGCTGCGGCAACAGCCCTTGGAAATGCTACTGATGTCGGAAGAGATGCCGTTGAAGTTTCCTTTGATGCCGTAAAGGATATTGAAGGAATAAAAGGGGCTATTGTAATTCAGGGCGAATTCATGGGTTTCTGGGGAGATGTGCCTGATATCCAGAGAGCTGATGTGAAATATGAGTGCATCACCAAAGGCTGA
- a CDS encoding pyridoxal phosphate-dependent aminotransferase, translating to MLSEKVANIPPFYVMEVLERAQQLEEEGRSIIHLEIGEPDFPTASHICDAAKAAMCAGNTKYTHSQGLIELRQAIAKNYKDRFGVDIDPGQIIVTSGTSPAMLLLFLALIDQGDEIIMSNPHYACYPNFVTTAGGVPDFIYTNEDNGFMLQPDELAAHINPKTKAILINSPSNPTGQVLPADVLKGIAQVAGDVPIISDEIYQGLVYEGEDHTILEYTDNAFVLNGFSKLYAMTGWRLGYLIAPKQYVRTLQKVQQNLFISTNAFVQYAGIAALEGPQEQTAEMVKTYNKRRLYLINRLREIGFDIKVEPKGAYYVLADARKFGEDSLALSRQILEDIGVAVTPGIDFGQGAEGHLRFSYANSLENIKEGMNRLDKYLKLQKSE from the coding sequence ATGTTATCCGAAAAAGTTGCAAACATTCCTCCGTTTTATGTTATGGAGGTACTGGAAAGGGCACAACAGCTTGAAGAAGAGGGCAGAAGTATAATTCACCTTGAGATAGGCGAACCTGATTTTCCAACAGCTTCGCACATATGCGATGCTGCAAAGGCTGCGATGTGTGCAGGTAATACAAAATACACTCACAGCCAGGGACTTATAGAACTGCGGCAGGCCATTGCAAAGAACTATAAGGACAGGTTCGGTGTGGATATCGACCCCGGCCAGATAATTGTTACATCGGGTACCAGTCCTGCAATGCTTTTGCTTTTCCTCGCGCTCATCGACCAGGGTGATGAGATCATCATGTCAAATCCCCATTATGCATGTTATCCGAATTTCGTGACAACTGCCGGTGGAGTGCCGGATTTCATCTACACAAATGAGGATAATGGTTTCATGTTACAGCCGGATGAGCTTGCCGCACACATCAATCCTAAAACAAAGGCAATTCTTATCAATTCACCATCCAACCCGACTGGACAGGTGTTGCCCGCAGATGTCCTGAAGGGAATTGCACAGGTTGCAGGCGATGTGCCAATAATATCAGATGAGATATATCAGGGTCTTGTCTATGAAGGCGAGGACCATACTATATTAGAGTACACTGACAATGCATTTGTCCTCAATGGTTTTTCAAAACTCTACGCCATGACAGGATGGAGACTTGGCTACCTGATAGCACCGAAACAGTACGTCAGGACTTTACAGAAGGTGCAGCAGAATCTGTTCATTTCCACCAATGCCTTTGTCCAGTATGCGGGCATCGCCGCTCTGGAAGGTCCGCAGGAGCAGACTGCGGAAATGGTGAAAACGTATAATAAGAGGCGTCTCTATCTTATTAACAGGCTCAGAGAGATTGGCTTTGATATAAAGGTCGAACCCAAGGGTGCTTATTATGTGCTTGCAGATGCCCGGAAGTTCGGTGAGGATTCACTTGCACTTAGCAGGCAGATCCTTGAGGATATAGGGGTTGCTGTTACTCCTGGGATTGATTTTGGCCAGGGTGCAGAAGGTCATTTGCGTTTTTCCTACGCTAACAGTCTTGAGAATATAAAAGAAGGTATGAACAGGCTGGATAAGTACCTGAAATTACAGAAAAGTGAATAA
- a CDS encoding metal-dependent transcriptional regulator, whose translation MTTERTEDYLKVIEKIIERKGYAQVKDVSRELDISSPSVTGMFKKLTKMGYINYEKYGGVTLTPEGENIAKCTMEKHGVIKDFLLILGLDKEIADQDACKIEHVLAPETFETLTKFVEFMNMKDEWPHWLDHFNYYCETGKYIDCSPSSKDTCPVHGKNHGKQ comes from the coding sequence ATGACAACTGAGAGAACTGAAGATTATCTGAAGGTCATCGAGAAGATAATTGAAAGAAAAGGCTATGCACAGGTCAAGGATGTTTCAAGGGAGCTTGATATAAGTTCTCCAAGTGTCACCGGAATGTTCAAGAAACTTACCAAGATGGGTTACATCAATTATGAGAAATACGGTGGAGTCACCCTCACTCCTGAAGGGGAGAATATCGCAAAATGCACCATGGAAAAACACGGTGTTATCAAGGACTTTTTATTGATTCTTGGTCTGGATAAGGAAATTGCAGATCAGGATGCCTGCAAGATAGAGCATGTACTGGCACCGGAAACATTCGAAACACTGACCAAATTTGTAGAATTCATGAACATGAAAGATGAATGGCCACACTGGCTGGATCACTTCAATTATTATTGTGAAACCGGAAAGTACATTGATTGCAGTCCATCTTCAAAAGATACATGTCCTGTCCATGGTAAGAATCATGGCAAGCAGTAG
- a CDS encoding FeoA family protein: protein MSEEQETTLDTLKPGEKARITKVRVKGVARRKLMDMGMVAGTEIELVRNAPLGDPMDYNIKGYHLSIRKEEAKQIFINKL from the coding sequence TTGAGCGAAGAACAGGAGACCACACTGGATACGTTAAAGCCCGGAGAGAAGGCCAGGATCACAAAAGTAAGGGTGAAAGGTGTGGCAAGACGTAAGCTCATGGATATGGGAATGGTTGCAGGGACCGAGATCGAGCTGGTAAGGAATGCTCCTCTTGGAGATCCCATGGATTATAACATAAAAGGTTACCACCTGTCCATCCGCAAAGAAGAAGCAAAACAGATTTTTATCAATAAGCTCTGA
- the feoB gene encoding ferrous iron transport protein B, with protein sequence MEGRKIKIALTGNPNVGKTTLFNALTGSRQHVGNWPGVTVEKKSGRVSYKEYDIEVIDLPGTYSLTAYSMDEIVARDFIIEEKPDIVIQVVDASNLERNLYLTTQLMELGSEILIVLNMCDIAEERGDRIYVDKMQELLATPVIRTVASQKKGLCDLLDKVIEQKEIQQHHGHEIGYGTEIENKILEIEKVLAEDGTRDTRYPLRWISIRLLEGDSNVREKISKSPVYDRVMQIIGSIDQEEFEAEIADKRYLAINTVFPQMCTRANDKLTKSDMIDRVLTNKYLGIPIFLALMWGAFELTFAFATPFMDMIDISATWFADYVSSSLQPEWLASLVGDGIIGGVGAVLVFVPNIFILFFLLSLLEGSGYLARAAFIMDKLMYKIGMHGKSFIPMLMGFGCNVPAIMAARSIEDEKDRLITILVVPFVSCGARLPIYVLFAGTFFGRQAGTVIFGMYVLGIVIAIISAKILRATVVKGKPAPFIMELPPYRVPTLKTSFIHMWDNGFMYIKKAGTIILVGVVVIWALASFPWGVQYGSEDSYVGSLGHAVEPLLKPLGFDWKISVALIFGLVAKEIVVASMGVLYGAGDNSEMLSDRLLADSSLTALNSLSLMAFSLLYMPCVATVGVIRKETGSWKWTIFAIIYGITVAWLTSFVIYQGGVLLGY encoded by the coding sequence ATGGAAGGCAGGAAAATAAAGATAGCATTAACAGGAAACCCTAATGTGGGTAAGACCACGCTTTTTAATGCGCTGACAGGTTCCAGGCAACATGTGGGTAACTGGCCGGGTGTCACCGTTGAAAAAAAGAGTGGCAGGGTCTCATACAAGGAGTATGATATTGAGGTCATAGACCTGCCGGGTACGTACAGTCTTACTGCTTATTCCATGGATGAGATAGTTGCCCGTGATTTTATCATTGAGGAAAAACCAGATATCGTCATTCAGGTTGTAGATGCTTCAAATCTTGAAAGGAACCTCTATCTTACAACCCAGCTCATGGAGCTTGGTTCTGAGATCCTCATTGTTCTCAATATGTGTGATATCGCAGAGGAAAGGGGCGACCGTATCTATGTGGATAAAATGCAGGAACTTCTTGCAACTCCTGTTATAAGGACTGTTGCCAGCCAGAAAAAAGGGCTTTGCGATCTGCTGGATAAGGTTATTGAGCAAAAAGAGATCCAGCAACATCATGGTCATGAAATAGGATATGGCACTGAGATCGAAAACAAGATACTTGAGATCGAGAAAGTACTTGCTGAAGATGGAACCCGCGATACTCGTTATCCTCTAAGGTGGATCAGTATTCGCCTTCTTGAAGGTGACAGCAATGTCCGGGAAAAGATCTCAAAAAGTCCTGTCTATGACCGGGTCATGCAAATAATAGGTTCCATTGACCAGGAAGAATTCGAGGCTGAGATAGCTGACAAGCGCTATCTTGCAATTAACACTGTCTTCCCGCAAATGTGCACCCGTGCCAATGACAAACTTACAAAATCCGATATGATCGACCGTGTGCTTACTAATAAATATCTTGGTATTCCGATATTCCTTGCACTCATGTGGGGCGCATTCGAGCTGACATTTGCTTTTGCCACTCCTTTCATGGATATGATAGACATTTCAGCAACATGGTTTGCCGATTATGTATCATCCAGCCTTCAGCCTGAGTGGCTTGCATCACTTGTGGGTGATGGTATCATCGGCGGTGTAGGTGCTGTGCTTGTATTTGTACCTAACATATTCATATTGTTCTTCCTGCTATCACTTCTGGAAGGAAGCGGTTATCTTGCCAGAGCGGCTTTTATCATGGACAAGCTGATGTACAAGATAGGCATGCATGGCAAGTCATTCATTCCTATGCTCATGGGATTTGGGTGTAATGTGCCTGCTATAATGGCTGCAAGAAGCATAGAGGACGAAAAGGACAGGTTAATTACTATATTAGTAGTGCCTTTCGTTTCATGCGGAGCCAGACTACCTATATATGTACTGTTCGCAGGAACTTTCTTTGGCAGGCAGGCAGGAACCGTAATATTTGGCATGTATGTTCTGGGAATTGTAATTGCGATAATATCTGCAAAGATACTCAGGGCAACAGTCGTTAAAGGCAAACCTGCACCGTTTATCATGGAGCTGCCACCTTACAGGGTTCCAACTCTGAAGACCAGTTTCATACACATGTGGGACAATGGTTTCATGTACATCAAGAAAGCTGGTACTATTATATTAGTAGGTGTTGTGGTTATCTGGGCGCTTGCATCATTCCCCTGGGGCGTACAATATGGAAGCGAGGACAGTTATGTCGGTTCACTGGGTCACGCAGTAGAACCTCTGCTTAAACCTCTCGGCTTTGACTGGAAGATCTCAGTTGCTCTTATATTCGGACTTGTTGCCAAGGAAATAGTTGTTGCGTCAATGGGTGTTCTTTACGGAGCAGGTGATAACTCGGAAATGCTCAGTGACAGACTGCTTGCAGATTCCAGTTTAACCGCTTTGAACTCCCTCAGTCTCATGGCTTTCAGTTTATTGTATATGCCGTGTGTTGCAACAGTGGGAGTTATCAGGAAAGAAACTGGGTCCTGGAAGTGGACGATATTTGCAATTATTTACGGCATTACTGTGGCGTGGCTAACATCATTTGTAATATATCAGGGAGGTGTCCTGCTTGGATATTAG